Proteins from a genomic interval of Lolium perenne isolate Kyuss_39 chromosome 1, Kyuss_2.0, whole genome shotgun sequence:
- the LOC127327508 gene encoding uncharacterized protein isoform X5: protein MAMPEVNTTRCRDKAIDLNQPPCSEQGCGFTYVLLARDNKNICRTKVYDVPNRITIPSVWPIMKFMRMDQYQQNDFLKFSLHPDPEDDYQAKEWGIFMRFLRENKKAGVVEFRSITFHILAPESHSYYAEVFYETVLKDPGVCRKMEGKSGRSNTSEETCDNIRHTKEMQSLHKLHRFVPESSTCDSIEDGPRVLDPAVKNKTSTLASNFVKTSPSYLRTLSQTHAGWIFGAIAELIDNSRDASASRLDISIQSMFSKKAGGKVPVLCVFDNGHGMTYHQMMKMVLFGHDRPNEHRQDQIGRFGIGFKTGAMKLGKDALVLTQTSTSRSMSFLSQSFNESKTNLEIPVVAYCKKGQYMEFDLNVQSEAAAEYNLNAIKDYSPFNEYVIGEKVCLFGEEGTGTQIFIWNLDRWGKEYTLQWNSEKTDENPVGHDNRDILIRSKRVRSRPGQTSSNVPLDYSLKAYLEVIFLNPQMKVTVQGSPSYKRVGGQKHNAVTGRGIIGVADITDLIDDEDGNTWVLNSKQGFQDCEMYAKLEEWLGRKTDEYWNTNFDNLELRKGGELIKAVDDVVQCRSCRKCRKLNQGFNTASLPLDWFCHMEPFNGNCDIPEEELEVAVITVAEKISGHNKVENFRQDEDVKNVRLISPPTHSKGMSSSDSTICEDCFFLHELTICYQQTNCRAGVGTGIRNNVECECTGVGGTELQEEWSGYPVSELHARPSG from the exons TCCCTCTGTTTGGCCGATTATGAAGTTCATGCGGATGGATCAGTACCAGCAGAATGATTTCCTCAAGTTTTCACTACATCCTGATCCAGAAGATGATTACCAGGCAAAAGAATGGGGCATATTTATGCGTTTCCTTCGTGAAAACAAGAAG GCCGGTGTTGTTGAGTTCAGGTCTATCACCTTCCACATTCTTGCTCCTGAATCTCACTCTTACTATGCGGAGGTCTTCTATGAGACCGTACTGAAAGATCCTGGAGTCTGCAGAAAGATGGAAGGGAAATCTG GGAGATCCAACACAAGTGAGGAGACTTGTGATAACATACGACATACAAAGGAGATGCAGTCTTTACACAAACTCCATAGATTTGTTCCGGAATCTTCAACATGCGATTCTATTGAAGATGGTCCTAGAGTTTTAGATCCAGCAGTGAAGAATAAAACATCTACCCTTGCAAGCAATTTTGTGAAAACAAGCCCTAGTTATTTAAGAACACTCAGTCAGACACATGCTGGGTGGATCTTTGGAGCAATAGCAgagctcattgataactctagagATGCTAGTGCATCCAG GTTGGATATTTCCATCCAATCTATGTTTTCAAAGAAAGCAGGGGGGAAAGTTCCTGTCCTATGTGTATTCGATAATGGCCATGGAATGACCTATCATCAAATGATGAAAATGGTCTTATTTGGCCACGACAGACCAAATGAGCACCGCCAGGATCAAATTGGGAGGTTTGGAATTGGATTTAAG ACTGGTGCTATGAAACTTGGGAAAGATGCACTTGTGCTTACCCAAACTTCAACTTCTAGATCAATGTCCTTCCTATCCCAGTCCTTCAATGAAAGTAAAACT AATCTTGAGATCCCTGTGGTGGCATATTGCAAGAAAGGGCAATACATGGAATTTGATTTGAATGTCCAGTCTGAAGCTGCTGCGGAATATAACCTGAATGCTATTAAGGATTATTCTCCGTTTAATGAGTATGTCATTGGAGAAAAGGTTTGCTTATTTGGTGAAGAGGGTACTGGCACACAGATTTTCATATGGAATTTAGATAGATGGGGTAAAGAATACACCTTGCAGTGGAACTCAGAGAAGACCGATGAAAATCCTGTAGGCCATGATAACAGAGACATATTAATCCGTTCAAAAAGAGTTAGATCACGTCCAGGACAAACAAGTAGCAAT GTACCGTTGGACTATTCGCTTAAAGCTTATCTAGAAGTTATATTCCTGAATCCTCAGATGAAAGTCACTGTCCAAGGGTCTCCG TCTTACAAACGAGTTGGAGGTCAAAAGCACAATGCTGTCACAGGTCGTGGAATAATAGGAGTTGCAGATATTACTGACCTCATT GATGATGAGGATGGTAATACTTGGGTTCTTAATAGCAAACAAGGGTTTCAAGATTGTGAAATGTATGCCAAACTGGAGGAGTGGCTCGGTAGAAAAACAGATGAATACTGGAATACAAATTTTGACAATCTTGAATTG AGAAAAGGGGGTGAGCTCATCAAGGCTGTTGATGACGTGGTGCAGTGCCGCAGCTGTCGTAAATGCAGAAAGCTGAACCAGGGCTTCAATACAGCATCCCTACCACTTGACTG GTTTTGCCATATGGAACCTTTCAATGGGAATTGTGATATTCCAGAGGAAGAACTAGAAGTTGCTGTGATCACAGTTGCCGAGAAGATATCTGGCCACAATAAGGTTGAAAATTTCAGACAAGATGAAGATGTGAAG AATGTCAGGTTGATCTCACCCCCAACTCACAGCAAGGGAATGTCATCTTCAGATTCCACCATCTGTGAAG ATTGTTTTTTCTTACACGAGCTAACAATCTGCTACCAACAGACGAACTGTCGAGCGGGTGTAGGAACAGGTATAAGAAACAACGTTGAATGCGAATGCACG GGGGTAGGAGGAACGGAGCTGCAGGAAGAGTGGAGTGGCTACCCTGTCTCAGAGCTCCATGCGAGGCCATCCGGCTAG
- the LOC127327508 gene encoding uncharacterized protein isoform X2 — protein MAMPEVNTTRCRDKAIDLNQPPCSEQGCGFTYVLLARDNKNICRTKVYDVPNRITIPSVWPIMKFMRMDQYQQNDFLKFSLHPDPEDDYQAKEWGIFMRFLRENKKAGVVEFRSITFHILAPESHSYYAEVFYETVLKDPGVCRKMEGKSGRSNTSEETCDNIRHTKEMQSLHKLHRFVPESSTCDSIEDGPRVLDPAVKNKTSTLASNFVKTSPSYLRTLSQTHAGWIFGAIAELIDNSRDASASRLDISIQSMFSKKAGGKVPVLCVFDNGHGMTYHQMMKMVLFGHDRPNEHRQDQIGRFGIGFKTGAMKLGKDALVLTQTSTSRSMSFLSQSFNESKTNLEIPVVAYCKKGQYMEFDLNVQSEAAAEYNLNAIKDYSPFNEYVIGEKVCLFGEEGTGTQIFIWNLDRWGKEYTLQWNSEKTDENPVGHDNRDILIRSKRVRSRPGQTSSNVPLDYSLKAYLEVIFLNPQMKVTVQGSPVITCYLENSLHKKSLISDEIMGRTIHLTLGRSDVEWGRVNCGVFLYWHGRLIEDDEDGNTWVLNSKQGFQDCEMYAKLEEWLGRKTDEYWNTNFDNLELRKGGELIKAVDDVVQCRSCRKCRKLNQGFNTASLPLDWFCHMEPFNGNCDIPEEELEVAVITVAEKISGHNKVENFRQDEDVKNVRLISPPTHSKGMSSSDSTICEDCFFLHELTICYQQTNCRAGVGTGIRNNVECECTGVGGTELQEEWSGYPVSELHARPSG, from the exons TCCCTCTGTTTGGCCGATTATGAAGTTCATGCGGATGGATCAGTACCAGCAGAATGATTTCCTCAAGTTTTCACTACATCCTGATCCAGAAGATGATTACCAGGCAAAAGAATGGGGCATATTTATGCGTTTCCTTCGTGAAAACAAGAAG GCCGGTGTTGTTGAGTTCAGGTCTATCACCTTCCACATTCTTGCTCCTGAATCTCACTCTTACTATGCGGAGGTCTTCTATGAGACCGTACTGAAAGATCCTGGAGTCTGCAGAAAGATGGAAGGGAAATCTG GGAGATCCAACACAAGTGAGGAGACTTGTGATAACATACGACATACAAAGGAGATGCAGTCTTTACACAAACTCCATAGATTTGTTCCGGAATCTTCAACATGCGATTCTATTGAAGATGGTCCTAGAGTTTTAGATCCAGCAGTGAAGAATAAAACATCTACCCTTGCAAGCAATTTTGTGAAAACAAGCCCTAGTTATTTAAGAACACTCAGTCAGACACATGCTGGGTGGATCTTTGGAGCAATAGCAgagctcattgataactctagagATGCTAGTGCATCCAG GTTGGATATTTCCATCCAATCTATGTTTTCAAAGAAAGCAGGGGGGAAAGTTCCTGTCCTATGTGTATTCGATAATGGCCATGGAATGACCTATCATCAAATGATGAAAATGGTCTTATTTGGCCACGACAGACCAAATGAGCACCGCCAGGATCAAATTGGGAGGTTTGGAATTGGATTTAAG ACTGGTGCTATGAAACTTGGGAAAGATGCACTTGTGCTTACCCAAACTTCAACTTCTAGATCAATGTCCTTCCTATCCCAGTCCTTCAATGAAAGTAAAACT AATCTTGAGATCCCTGTGGTGGCATATTGCAAGAAAGGGCAATACATGGAATTTGATTTGAATGTCCAGTCTGAAGCTGCTGCGGAATATAACCTGAATGCTATTAAGGATTATTCTCCGTTTAATGAGTATGTCATTGGAGAAAAGGTTTGCTTATTTGGTGAAGAGGGTACTGGCACACAGATTTTCATATGGAATTTAGATAGATGGGGTAAAGAATACACCTTGCAGTGGAACTCAGAGAAGACCGATGAAAATCCTGTAGGCCATGATAACAGAGACATATTAATCCGTTCAAAAAGAGTTAGATCACGTCCAGGACAAACAAGTAGCAAT GTACCGTTGGACTATTCGCTTAAAGCTTATCTAGAAGTTATATTCCTGAATCCTCAGATGAAAGTCACTGTCCAAGGGTCTCCG GTTATAACCTGTTATTTGGAAAACAGCCTTCATAAGAAATCTCTTATATCTGATGAAATTATGGGAAGAACCATTCATCTGACTCTGGGTAGGAGTGATGTAGAATGGGGTAGAGTGAACTGTGGAGTTTTCTTGTATTGGCACGGCCGTCTGATAGAG GATGATGAGGATGGTAATACTTGGGTTCTTAATAGCAAACAAGGGTTTCAAGATTGTGAAATGTATGCCAAACTGGAGGAGTGGCTCGGTAGAAAAACAGATGAATACTGGAATACAAATTTTGACAATCTTGAATTG AGAAAAGGGGGTGAGCTCATCAAGGCTGTTGATGACGTGGTGCAGTGCCGCAGCTGTCGTAAATGCAGAAAGCTGAACCAGGGCTTCAATACAGCATCCCTACCACTTGACTG GTTTTGCCATATGGAACCTTTCAATGGGAATTGTGATATTCCAGAGGAAGAACTAGAAGTTGCTGTGATCACAGTTGCCGAGAAGATATCTGGCCACAATAAGGTTGAAAATTTCAGACAAGATGAAGATGTGAAG AATGTCAGGTTGATCTCACCCCCAACTCACAGCAAGGGAATGTCATCTTCAGATTCCACCATCTGTGAAG ATTGTTTTTTCTTACACGAGCTAACAATCTGCTACCAACAGACGAACTGTCGAGCGGGTGTAGGAACAGGTATAAGAAACAACGTTGAATGCGAATGCACG GGGGTAGGAGGAACGGAGCTGCAGGAAGAGTGGAGTGGCTACCCTGTCTCAGAGCTCCATGCGAGGCCATCCGGCTAG
- the LOC127327508 gene encoding uncharacterized protein isoform X6: MAMPEVNTTRCRDKAIDLNQPPCSEQGCGFTYVLLARDNKNICRTKVYDVPNRITIPSVWPIMKFMRMDQYQQNDFLKFSLHPDPEDDYQAKEWGIFMRFLRENKKAGVVEFRSITFHILAPESHSYYAEVFYETVLKDPGVCRKMEGKSGRSNTSEETCDNIRHTKEMQSLHKLHRFVPESSTCDSIEDGPRVLDPAVKNKTSTLASNFVKTSPSYLRTLSQTHAGWIFGAIAELIDNSRDASASRLDISIQSMFSKKAGGKVPVLCVFDNGHGMTYHQMMKMVLFGHDRPNEHRQDQIGRFGIGFKVPLDYSLKAYLEVIFLNPQMKVTVQGSPVITCYLENSLHKKSLISDEIMGRTIHLTLGRSDVEWGRVNCGVFLYWHGRLIESYKRVGGQKHNAVTGRGIIGVADITDLIDDEDGNTWVLNSKQGFQDCEMYAKLEEWLGRKTDEYWNTNFDNLELRKGGELIKAVDDVVQCRSCRKCRKLNQGFNTASLPLDWFCHMEPFNGNCDIPEEELEVAVITVAEKISGHNKVENFRQDEDVKNVRLISPPTHSKGMSSSDSTICEDCFFLHELTICYQQTNCRAGVGTGIRNNVECECTGVGGTELQEEWSGYPVSELHARPSG; encoded by the exons TCCCTCTGTTTGGCCGATTATGAAGTTCATGCGGATGGATCAGTACCAGCAGAATGATTTCCTCAAGTTTTCACTACATCCTGATCCAGAAGATGATTACCAGGCAAAAGAATGGGGCATATTTATGCGTTTCCTTCGTGAAAACAAGAAG GCCGGTGTTGTTGAGTTCAGGTCTATCACCTTCCACATTCTTGCTCCTGAATCTCACTCTTACTATGCGGAGGTCTTCTATGAGACCGTACTGAAAGATCCTGGAGTCTGCAGAAAGATGGAAGGGAAATCTG GGAGATCCAACACAAGTGAGGAGACTTGTGATAACATACGACATACAAAGGAGATGCAGTCTTTACACAAACTCCATAGATTTGTTCCGGAATCTTCAACATGCGATTCTATTGAAGATGGTCCTAGAGTTTTAGATCCAGCAGTGAAGAATAAAACATCTACCCTTGCAAGCAATTTTGTGAAAACAAGCCCTAGTTATTTAAGAACACTCAGTCAGACACATGCTGGGTGGATCTTTGGAGCAATAGCAgagctcattgataactctagagATGCTAGTGCATCCAG GTTGGATATTTCCATCCAATCTATGTTTTCAAAGAAAGCAGGGGGGAAAGTTCCTGTCCTATGTGTATTCGATAATGGCCATGGAATGACCTATCATCAAATGATGAAAATGGTCTTATTTGGCCACGACAGACCAAATGAGCACCGCCAGGATCAAATTGGGAGGTTTGGAATTGGATTTAAG GTACCGTTGGACTATTCGCTTAAAGCTTATCTAGAAGTTATATTCCTGAATCCTCAGATGAAAGTCACTGTCCAAGGGTCTCCG GTTATAACCTGTTATTTGGAAAACAGCCTTCATAAGAAATCTCTTATATCTGATGAAATTATGGGAAGAACCATTCATCTGACTCTGGGTAGGAGTGATGTAGAATGGGGTAGAGTGAACTGTGGAGTTTTCTTGTATTGGCACGGCCGTCTGATAGAG TCTTACAAACGAGTTGGAGGTCAAAAGCACAATGCTGTCACAGGTCGTGGAATAATAGGAGTTGCAGATATTACTGACCTCATT GATGATGAGGATGGTAATACTTGGGTTCTTAATAGCAAACAAGGGTTTCAAGATTGTGAAATGTATGCCAAACTGGAGGAGTGGCTCGGTAGAAAAACAGATGAATACTGGAATACAAATTTTGACAATCTTGAATTG AGAAAAGGGGGTGAGCTCATCAAGGCTGTTGATGACGTGGTGCAGTGCCGCAGCTGTCGTAAATGCAGAAAGCTGAACCAGGGCTTCAATACAGCATCCCTACCACTTGACTG GTTTTGCCATATGGAACCTTTCAATGGGAATTGTGATATTCCAGAGGAAGAACTAGAAGTTGCTGTGATCACAGTTGCCGAGAAGATATCTGGCCACAATAAGGTTGAAAATTTCAGACAAGATGAAGATGTGAAG AATGTCAGGTTGATCTCACCCCCAACTCACAGCAAGGGAATGTCATCTTCAGATTCCACCATCTGTGAAG ATTGTTTTTTCTTACACGAGCTAACAATCTGCTACCAACAGACGAACTGTCGAGCGGGTGTAGGAACAGGTATAAGAAACAACGTTGAATGCGAATGCACG GGGGTAGGAGGAACGGAGCTGCAGGAAGAGTGGAGTGGCTACCCTGTCTCAGAGCTCCATGCGAGGCCATCCGGCTAG
- the LOC127327508 gene encoding uncharacterized protein isoform X4, with protein sequence MQRTSPSVWPIMKFMRMDQYQQNDFLKFSLHPDPEDDYQAKEWGIFMRFLRENKKAGVVEFRSITFHILAPESHSYYAEVFYETVLKDPGVCRKMEGKSGRSNTSEETCDNIRHTKEMQSLHKLHRFVPESSTCDSIEDGPRVLDPAVKNKTSTLASNFVKTSPSYLRTLSQTHAGWIFGAIAELIDNSRDASASRLDISIQSMFSKKAGGKVPVLCVFDNGHGMTYHQMMKMVLFGHDRPNEHRQDQIGRFGIGFKTGAMKLGKDALVLTQTSTSRSMSFLSQSFNESKTNLEIPVVAYCKKGQYMEFDLNVQSEAAAEYNLNAIKDYSPFNEYVIGEKVCLFGEEGTGTQIFIWNLDRWGKEYTLQWNSEKTDENPVGHDNRDILIRSKRVRSRPGQTSSNVPLDYSLKAYLEVIFLNPQMKVTVQGSPVITCYLENSLHKKSLISDEIMGRTIHLTLGRSDVEWGRVNCGVFLYWHGRLIESYKRVGGQKHNAVTGRGIIGVADITDLIDDEDGNTWVLNSKQGFQDCEMYAKLEEWLGRKTDEYWNTNFDNLELRKGGELIKAVDDVVQCRSCRKCRKLNQGFNTASLPLDWFCHMEPFNGNCDIPEEELEVAVITVAEKISGHNKVENFRQDEDVKNVRLISPPTHSKGMSSSDSTICEDCFFLHELTICYQQTNCRAGVGTGIRNNVECECTGVGGTELQEEWSGYPVSELHARPSG encoded by the exons TCCCTCTGTTTGGCCGATTATGAAGTTCATGCGGATGGATCAGTACCAGCAGAATGATTTCCTCAAGTTTTCACTACATCCTGATCCAGAAGATGATTACCAGGCAAAAGAATGGGGCATATTTATGCGTTTCCTTCGTGAAAACAAGAAG GCCGGTGTTGTTGAGTTCAGGTCTATCACCTTCCACATTCTTGCTCCTGAATCTCACTCTTACTATGCGGAGGTCTTCTATGAGACCGTACTGAAAGATCCTGGAGTCTGCAGAAAGATGGAAGGGAAATCTG GGAGATCCAACACAAGTGAGGAGACTTGTGATAACATACGACATACAAAGGAGATGCAGTCTTTACACAAACTCCATAGATTTGTTCCGGAATCTTCAACATGCGATTCTATTGAAGATGGTCCTAGAGTTTTAGATCCAGCAGTGAAGAATAAAACATCTACCCTTGCAAGCAATTTTGTGAAAACAAGCCCTAGTTATTTAAGAACACTCAGTCAGACACATGCTGGGTGGATCTTTGGAGCAATAGCAgagctcattgataactctagagATGCTAGTGCATCCAG GTTGGATATTTCCATCCAATCTATGTTTTCAAAGAAAGCAGGGGGGAAAGTTCCTGTCCTATGTGTATTCGATAATGGCCATGGAATGACCTATCATCAAATGATGAAAATGGTCTTATTTGGCCACGACAGACCAAATGAGCACCGCCAGGATCAAATTGGGAGGTTTGGAATTGGATTTAAG ACTGGTGCTATGAAACTTGGGAAAGATGCACTTGTGCTTACCCAAACTTCAACTTCTAGATCAATGTCCTTCCTATCCCAGTCCTTCAATGAAAGTAAAACT AATCTTGAGATCCCTGTGGTGGCATATTGCAAGAAAGGGCAATACATGGAATTTGATTTGAATGTCCAGTCTGAAGCTGCTGCGGAATATAACCTGAATGCTATTAAGGATTATTCTCCGTTTAATGAGTATGTCATTGGAGAAAAGGTTTGCTTATTTGGTGAAGAGGGTACTGGCACACAGATTTTCATATGGAATTTAGATAGATGGGGTAAAGAATACACCTTGCAGTGGAACTCAGAGAAGACCGATGAAAATCCTGTAGGCCATGATAACAGAGACATATTAATCCGTTCAAAAAGAGTTAGATCACGTCCAGGACAAACAAGTAGCAAT GTACCGTTGGACTATTCGCTTAAAGCTTATCTAGAAGTTATATTCCTGAATCCTCAGATGAAAGTCACTGTCCAAGGGTCTCCG GTTATAACCTGTTATTTGGAAAACAGCCTTCATAAGAAATCTCTTATATCTGATGAAATTATGGGAAGAACCATTCATCTGACTCTGGGTAGGAGTGATGTAGAATGGGGTAGAGTGAACTGTGGAGTTTTCTTGTATTGGCACGGCCGTCTGATAGAG TCTTACAAACGAGTTGGAGGTCAAAAGCACAATGCTGTCACAGGTCGTGGAATAATAGGAGTTGCAGATATTACTGACCTCATT GATGATGAGGATGGTAATACTTGGGTTCTTAATAGCAAACAAGGGTTTCAAGATTGTGAAATGTATGCCAAACTGGAGGAGTGGCTCGGTAGAAAAACAGATGAATACTGGAATACAAATTTTGACAATCTTGAATTG AGAAAAGGGGGTGAGCTCATCAAGGCTGTTGATGACGTGGTGCAGTGCCGCAGCTGTCGTAAATGCAGAAAGCTGAACCAGGGCTTCAATACAGCATCCCTACCACTTGACTG GTTTTGCCATATGGAACCTTTCAATGGGAATTGTGATATTCCAGAGGAAGAACTAGAAGTTGCTGTGATCACAGTTGCCGAGAAGATATCTGGCCACAATAAGGTTGAAAATTTCAGACAAGATGAAGATGTGAAG AATGTCAGGTTGATCTCACCCCCAACTCACAGCAAGGGAATGTCATCTTCAGATTCCACCATCTGTGAAG ATTGTTTTTTCTTACACGAGCTAACAATCTGCTACCAACAGACGAACTGTCGAGCGGGTGTAGGAACAGGTATAAGAAACAACGTTGAATGCGAATGCACG GGGGTAGGAGGAACGGAGCTGCAGGAAGAGTGGAGTGGCTACCCTGTCTCAGAGCTCCATGCGAGGCCATCCGGCTAG
- the LOC127327508 gene encoding uncharacterized protein isoform X1 translates to MAMPEVNTTRCRDKAIDLNQPPCSEQGCGFTYVLLARDNKNICRTKVYDVPNRITIPSVWPIMKFMRMDQYQQNDFLKFSLHPDPEDDYQAKEWGIFMRFLRENKKAGVVEFRSITFHILAPESHSYYAEVFYETVLKDPGVCRKMEGKSGRSNTSEETCDNIRHTKEMQSLHKLHRFVPESSTCDSIEDGPRVLDPAVKNKTSTLASNFVKTSPSYLRTLSQTHAGWIFGAIAELIDNSRDASASRLDISIQSMFSKKAGGKVPVLCVFDNGHGMTYHQMMKMVLFGHDRPNEHRQDQIGRFGIGFKTGAMKLGKDALVLTQTSTSRSMSFLSQSFNESKTNLEIPVVAYCKKGQYMEFDLNVQSEAAAEYNLNAIKDYSPFNEYVIGEKVCLFGEEGTGTQIFIWNLDRWGKEYTLQWNSEKTDENPVGHDNRDILIRSKRVRSRPGQTSSNVPLDYSLKAYLEVIFLNPQMKVTVQGSPVITCYLENSLHKKSLISDEIMGRTIHLTLGRSDVEWGRVNCGVFLYWHGRLIESYKRVGGQKHNAVTGRGIIGVADITDLIDDEDGNTWVLNSKQGFQDCEMYAKLEEWLGRKTDEYWNTNFDNLELRKGGELIKAVDDVVQCRSCRKCRKLNQGFNTASLPLDWFCHMEPFNGNCDIPEEELEVAVITVAEKISGHNKVENFRQDEDVKNVRLISPPTHSKGMSSSDSTICEDCFFLHELTICYQQTNCRAGVGTGIRNNVECECTGVGGTELQEEWSGYPVSELHARPSG, encoded by the exons TCCCTCTGTTTGGCCGATTATGAAGTTCATGCGGATGGATCAGTACCAGCAGAATGATTTCCTCAAGTTTTCACTACATCCTGATCCAGAAGATGATTACCAGGCAAAAGAATGGGGCATATTTATGCGTTTCCTTCGTGAAAACAAGAAG GCCGGTGTTGTTGAGTTCAGGTCTATCACCTTCCACATTCTTGCTCCTGAATCTCACTCTTACTATGCGGAGGTCTTCTATGAGACCGTACTGAAAGATCCTGGAGTCTGCAGAAAGATGGAAGGGAAATCTG GGAGATCCAACACAAGTGAGGAGACTTGTGATAACATACGACATACAAAGGAGATGCAGTCTTTACACAAACTCCATAGATTTGTTCCGGAATCTTCAACATGCGATTCTATTGAAGATGGTCCTAGAGTTTTAGATCCAGCAGTGAAGAATAAAACATCTACCCTTGCAAGCAATTTTGTGAAAACAAGCCCTAGTTATTTAAGAACACTCAGTCAGACACATGCTGGGTGGATCTTTGGAGCAATAGCAgagctcattgataactctagagATGCTAGTGCATCCAG GTTGGATATTTCCATCCAATCTATGTTTTCAAAGAAAGCAGGGGGGAAAGTTCCTGTCCTATGTGTATTCGATAATGGCCATGGAATGACCTATCATCAAATGATGAAAATGGTCTTATTTGGCCACGACAGACCAAATGAGCACCGCCAGGATCAAATTGGGAGGTTTGGAATTGGATTTAAG ACTGGTGCTATGAAACTTGGGAAAGATGCACTTGTGCTTACCCAAACTTCAACTTCTAGATCAATGTCCTTCCTATCCCAGTCCTTCAATGAAAGTAAAACT AATCTTGAGATCCCTGTGGTGGCATATTGCAAGAAAGGGCAATACATGGAATTTGATTTGAATGTCCAGTCTGAAGCTGCTGCGGAATATAACCTGAATGCTATTAAGGATTATTCTCCGTTTAATGAGTATGTCATTGGAGAAAAGGTTTGCTTATTTGGTGAAGAGGGTACTGGCACACAGATTTTCATATGGAATTTAGATAGATGGGGTAAAGAATACACCTTGCAGTGGAACTCAGAGAAGACCGATGAAAATCCTGTAGGCCATGATAACAGAGACATATTAATCCGTTCAAAAAGAGTTAGATCACGTCCAGGACAAACAAGTAGCAAT GTACCGTTGGACTATTCGCTTAAAGCTTATCTAGAAGTTATATTCCTGAATCCTCAGATGAAAGTCACTGTCCAAGGGTCTCCG GTTATAACCTGTTATTTGGAAAACAGCCTTCATAAGAAATCTCTTATATCTGATGAAATTATGGGAAGAACCATTCATCTGACTCTGGGTAGGAGTGATGTAGAATGGGGTAGAGTGAACTGTGGAGTTTTCTTGTATTGGCACGGCCGTCTGATAGAG TCTTACAAACGAGTTGGAGGTCAAAAGCACAATGCTGTCACAGGTCGTGGAATAATAGGAGTTGCAGATATTACTGACCTCATT GATGATGAGGATGGTAATACTTGGGTTCTTAATAGCAAACAAGGGTTTCAAGATTGTGAAATGTATGCCAAACTGGAGGAGTGGCTCGGTAGAAAAACAGATGAATACTGGAATACAAATTTTGACAATCTTGAATTG AGAAAAGGGGGTGAGCTCATCAAGGCTGTTGATGACGTGGTGCAGTGCCGCAGCTGTCGTAAATGCAGAAAGCTGAACCAGGGCTTCAATACAGCATCCCTACCACTTGACTG GTTTTGCCATATGGAACCTTTCAATGGGAATTGTGATATTCCAGAGGAAGAACTAGAAGTTGCTGTGATCACAGTTGCCGAGAAGATATCTGGCCACAATAAGGTTGAAAATTTCAGACAAGATGAAGATGTGAAG AATGTCAGGTTGATCTCACCCCCAACTCACAGCAAGGGAATGTCATCTTCAGATTCCACCATCTGTGAAG ATTGTTTTTTCTTACACGAGCTAACAATCTGCTACCAACAGACGAACTGTCGAGCGGGTGTAGGAACAGGTATAAGAAACAACGTTGAATGCGAATGCACG GGGGTAGGAGGAACGGAGCTGCAGGAAGAGTGGAGTGGCTACCCTGTCTCAGAGCTCCATGCGAGGCCATCCGGCTAG